The Desulfovibrionales bacterium genome includes a window with the following:
- a CDS encoding type II toxin-antitoxin system HicA family toxin → MKRQALLRHLRRYGCFLKREGGSHSLWMNPANGSVETVPRHTEISDKLARKICKGLGIADLHKEE, encoded by the coding sequence ATGAAGAGACAAGCCCTCCTACGGCATTTGCGTCGGTATGGTTGCTTCCTCAAGAGAGAAGGGGGATCTCATTCGCTTTGGATGAACCCAGCGAATGGTTCTGTGGAGACGGTGCCGCGACACACTGAAATCTCCGACAAGCTTGCCAGAAAAATATGCAAAGGACTCGGAATCGCTGATCTCCATAAAGAAGAGTAA
- a CDS encoding 4Fe-4S dicluster domain-containing protein produces the protein MYSRMLVLRFPQDVVDRPIVCNLVREFDLSFNILKATILPGQDGLMIMELSGHRKNFNRGIKYLEECGVKIKTIGQDINRNMDKCLQCGACTAVCPTGALYIRRPEMEVCFEPEKCSGCELCVATCPVRAMEVHLRNASGF, from the coding sequence ATGTATTCACGCATGCTGGTGCTTCGCTTTCCACAGGATGTCGTAGATAGGCCGATCGTCTGCAACCTAGTCAGGGAATTTGACCTCTCTTTCAACATCCTCAAGGCCACCATCCTGCCGGGGCAGGATGGTCTTATGATCATGGAACTGAGCGGGCATCGCAAGAATTTTAATCGGGGGATAAAGTATCTGGAAGAATGCGGGGTAAAAATAAAGACCATCGGTCAGGATATCAACCGCAATATGGACAAGTGTCTTCAATGCGGGGCCTGTACCGCCGTCTGCCCCACCGGGGCCCTCTATATCCGCCGTCCGGAGATGGAGGTATGTTTTGAACCCGAAAAATGCAGCGGTTGCGAACTCTGTGTGGCGACCTGCCCGGTAAGGGCCATGGAAGTTCATCTGCGTAATGCATCAGGTTTTTAG
- a CDS encoding MT-A70 family methyltransferase — translation MTAKVYNIAEPNPSEDLLVKMYGQYSTILADPPWQFQNRTGKMAPEHRRLLRYPTMELKEILELPVSKLAAAKSHLYLWVPNALLQEGLKVMEAWGFTYKTNLVWYKIRKDGGPDGRGVGFYFRNVTELVLFGVRGSMRTLLPGRTQVNLFATRKREHSRKPDEIYDLIESCSSGPYLELFARFRRPDWSQWGNEDVEENTYYGVARRKGHVNPQMRLLETPRGYGTKR, via the coding sequence ATGACGGCAAAGGTGTACAACATCGCGGAACCAAATCCATCGGAAGATCTTCTAGTAAAAATGTATGGGCAGTATTCGACAATACTGGCTGATCCTCCGTGGCAATTTCAGAACCGAACCGGGAAGATGGCACCAGAGCATCGCCGGTTGCTCCGATACCCTACTATGGAATTAAAGGAAATTCTGGAGCTTCCTGTATCTAAACTCGCCGCTGCTAAATCACATCTTTATCTGTGGGTACCGAACGCTCTTCTTCAGGAAGGGTTGAAGGTGATGGAAGCCTGGGGGTTCACTTACAAGACCAACTTGGTTTGGTACAAGATCCGAAAGGATGGCGGACCGGATGGACGTGGCGTGGGCTTTTACTTTCGGAATGTCACGGAGTTGGTACTATTTGGCGTCCGCGGTAGCATGCGCACTCTTCTCCCAGGTCGGACGCAGGTTAACCTCTTTGCCACACGAAAGCGGGAACACTCCCGCAAACCTGACGAAATCTATGACTTGATCGAGTCGTGTTCCTCCGGCCCCTATTTAGAGCTTTTCGCACGCTTCCGCCGTCCAGATTGGAGTCAGTGGGGCAATGAAGATGTCGAGGAGAACACCTACTACGGTGTGGCCAGACGCAAAGGACATGTTAACCCTCAAATGCGCCTGCTTGAAACACCACGAGGGTACGGCACAAAGAGGTGA
- the mtaB gene encoding tRNA (N(6)-L-threonylcarbamoyladenosine(37)-C(2))-methylthiotransferase MtaB, with protein sequence MSEIQKIAIETLGCKVNQFESAAIEEQLRAQGHTIVPFSQPADAYIINTCTVTAKADFQSRQLIRRAMRTNPAARIIATGCYVQTASRELLEFCQAGNVCLVGNDRKFNLANYLSPHNPDNSFEIYVGAIEEVKNICPFTVEHFSRRTRAFLRIQDGCNAFCSYCIVPYARGRSRSLPPGEALKQTERLVESGYQEIVFTGINLGQYGRDLTPPTSLYELLASLEKVKGLRRIRISSIEPLEITKELVTFMAGSDVICPHFHIPLQSGSAETLKRMNRHYSPEFYRNMTGMIHDAMPTAAIGTDVMVGFPGEGEKEFRETYDLLSELPITYLHVFRYSARPGTAACAFPESVNTKAATLRAGQLKEMGLLKKKTFYFRNLGQKTSVLIEGRDRHSKLYKGLTPNYIPVLIDTKGVSISGMIDVKIERILGDQVIGVLLSSNRN encoded by the coding sequence TTGTCTGAAATACAGAAGATCGCCATAGAGACCCTGGGCTGTAAGGTCAATCAATTTGAATCGGCAGCCATAGAAGAACAGCTCAGGGCCCAAGGCCATACTATAGTCCCGTTTTCACAGCCGGCCGACGCATACATCATAAACACGTGCACGGTCACGGCCAAAGCGGACTTTCAGTCCAGGCAGCTCATCCGCCGGGCCATGCGCACCAATCCCGCCGCCAGGATTATCGCCACCGGCTGTTATGTCCAGACGGCCAGCCGGGAACTGTTGGAATTCTGCCAGGCCGGCAATGTCTGTCTGGTTGGGAATGATCGAAAGTTTAACCTGGCAAACTACCTCAGCCCGCATAACCCGGATAACTCCTTTGAAATCTACGTAGGGGCTATAGAAGAGGTAAAAAATATCTGCCCCTTCACCGTCGAACATTTCTCACGGCGCACCAGGGCTTTTCTCCGGATACAGGACGGCTGCAATGCCTTTTGCTCCTATTGTATCGTCCCCTATGCCCGGGGGCGCAGCCGCAGCCTGCCGCCGGGTGAGGCGCTTAAACAGACGGAGCGGCTTGTGGAGTCCGGCTATCAGGAGATAGTCTTTACCGGCATCAACCTGGGACAGTACGGCCGGGATCTCACCCCACCGACCTCGCTCTATGAACTTCTGGCGTCGTTGGAAAAGGTGAAAGGGCTTCGCAGAATCCGCATCAGCTCGATCGAACCCTTGGAAATAACAAAAGAACTGGTGACATTCATGGCCGGATCGGATGTCATCTGTCCACACTTCCACATCCCCCTCCAGAGTGGAAGCGCAGAGACGTTAAAAAGGATGAACCGCCATTACTCCCCGGAATTTTATAGGAATATGACCGGCATGATCCATGATGCCATGCCTACGGCAGCCATAGGCACTGATGTAATGGTCGGTTTTCCGGGGGAGGGGGAAAAGGAGTTTAGAGAAACTTACGATCTCTTATCCGAACTGCCCATAACCTATCTGCACGTATTCCGCTATTCCGCCCGACCGGGAACCGCCGCCTGTGCCTTTCCGGAAAGCGTAAACACAAAGGCAGCCACCCTGAGGGCCGGGCAGCTTAAGGAGATGGGGCTTCTCAAAAAGAAGACATTCTATTTTCGAAACCTGGGACAAAAAACCAGCGTTCTCATCGAGGGCCGGGACAGGCATTCCAAACTTTATAAAGGACTTACGCCCAATTACATCCCGGTTTTGATAGACACAAAAGGTGTATCTATCAGCGGGATGATAGACGTAAAAATCGAACGCATCCTGGGCGATCAGGTTATCGGTGTTCTTTTGTCATCCAACAGGAACTAG
- a CDS encoding type II toxin-antitoxin system HicB family antitoxin — protein MHNEFTAIIEKDGDWYIAYCPEVPGANGQGKTIEECKASLAAAISLILEDRREDAMRGLPEDAIREVVAV, from the coding sequence ATGCATAATGAGTTTACAGCAATTATTGAAAAAGACGGAGATTGGTATATTGCTTACTGCCCTGAGGTTCCTGGGGCAAATGGGCAAGGCAAAACAATTGAGGAATGCAAAGCAAGTTTGGCGGCGGCTATCTCACTCATACTGGAAGATCGGCGTGAGGACGCCATGCGCGGATTACCAGAAGATGCAATTCGCGAGGTCGTCGCAGTCTGA
- a CDS encoding type II toxin-antitoxin system PemK/MazF family toxin, with translation MVGYIPKRGDFIRLNFDPQAGHEQKGSRPALVVSHSAFNKKMGFIFVCPISNTERKNPFYVAIPEGKKITGVIMADQLRSLNYGARNAAYIGKCPEELLQEVLMRIDPIMF, from the coding sequence TTGGTAGGCTATATCCCAAAACGCGGAGATTTTATTCGCCTTAATTTTGACCCACAAGCCGGACATGAACAGAAGGGAAGCAGGCCGGCTTTAGTCGTAAGTCATAGCGCTTTTAATAAAAAGATGGGGTTCATTTTTGTTTGTCCCATCAGCAACACAGAACGTAAAAATCCATTTTATGTAGCCATACCCGAAGGTAAAAAAATTACAGGGGTGATCATGGCAGATCAGTTGCGTTCGCTTAATTACGGGGCCAGAAATGCGGCCTACATTGGCAAATGCCCGGAAGAACTACTCCAGGAAGTATTAATGCGTATAGACCCTATAATGTTCTAA
- a CDS encoding AAA family ATPase, giving the protein MLPDFVKGLLGPGAYPHPVAEIKLVQTHISYVFITGDFVYKIKKPVNFGFLDFTTLEKRKHFCEREVVLNKRLSPEIYLGVEPVTTDGKGFFINGPGEVIEYAVKMRQMPQDRMMDVLIKDDKVDQGVIDRIVQKLVPFYAQAATGPEIDFYGEIPQVRFNIEENFAQTEGYIGRALTRKRFETIKAYSLSFFEKKADLFQERIKSGKIRDGHGDLYSANICIADDVYIYDCIEFNERFRYGDVACDIAFLAMDLDFHRLGALSGYLIDRFVELSGDRSLIDLLDFYKCYRAYVRGKIHSFSADSKEISEEDRSRSLSTARKYFGLAYRYAGGKRKPVLLVFFGLIAGGKSTQARVIGEKLAIAPLNSDEIRKKMAGLAPTERRPEPFGQGIYSPDFSRSTYARLREEAAARLEMGESVILDASYKDRDERTALIWMAEELDVPYCFVYCHCPEEETKARLERRRKNKKAVSDGRWEIYLKQVETFDRPEEIPSGRLLRVDTSQTVAKATAHILQSCPEDIRRALSL; this is encoded by the coding sequence ATGTTGCCTGACTTTGTAAAGGGCCTGTTAGGGCCAGGGGCATATCCCCACCCGGTAGCCGAGATAAAACTTGTCCAGACCCATATCTCCTACGTATTTATTACCGGTGACTTTGTTTATAAGATAAAAAAACCTGTTAACTTCGGTTTTCTCGATTTTACCACCCTCGAAAAACGCAAACACTTTTGTGAGCGGGAGGTAGTCCTCAATAAAAGGCTCTCGCCGGAGATATATCTCGGGGTGGAACCGGTGACTACAGACGGAAAAGGCTTTTTTATAAACGGTCCGGGAGAAGTCATTGAATACGCGGTAAAGATGCGGCAGATGCCCCAGGACCGGATGATGGACGTCCTGATAAAGGATGACAAAGTAGATCAAGGGGTCATCGACCGCATCGTGCAAAAACTCGTCCCCTTCTACGCACAGGCCGCCACCGGCCCGGAGATAGACTTCTATGGCGAAATCCCGCAGGTACGTTTCAATATCGAGGAAAACTTTGCCCAGACCGAAGGCTACATCGGCCGCGCCCTCACCAGGAAGCGTTTTGAAACCATTAAGGCATATAGCCTCTCCTTCTTTGAAAAAAAGGCTGATCTCTTTCAGGAACGTATAAAATCAGGAAAAATCCGGGACGGGCACGGGGATCTCTATTCGGCCAACATCTGTATAGCTGATGATGTCTATATTTACGACTGCATAGAGTTCAACGAGCGTTTCCGCTATGGAGACGTGGCCTGTGATATAGCCTTCCTGGCCATGGACCTGGATTTTCACCGGTTGGGCGCCCTCTCCGGATATCTTATCGATCGCTTTGTGGAACTCTCCGGCGATCGCTCGCTTATAGACCTACTGGATTTCTACAAATGTTACCGGGCCTATGTGCGCGGCAAAATCCACTCCTTCTCGGCGGACAGCAAGGAAATCAGCGAAGAAGACCGGAGCCGCTCTCTGTCCACGGCCCGAAAATACTTTGGCCTTGCCTACCGCTATGCCGGCGGAAAAAGGAAGCCGGTTCTCCTGGTATTCTTTGGCCTTATTGCCGGCGGGAAGAGCACCCAGGCCAGGGTTATTGGTGAAAAGCTAGCCATCGCGCCCCTTAATTCTGATGAGATCAGGAAAAAAATGGCCGGCCTCGCGCCCACAGAAAGAAGGCCGGAGCCCTTCGGACAGGGCATTTACAGCCCGGACTTTTCCCGCTCGACCTATGCCAGATTGCGCGAAGAGGCGGCGGCCCGGCTGGAGATGGGGGAATCCGTCATCCTCGACGCCTCATACAAGGACCGGGACGAAAGGACGGCCCTGATCTGGATGGCTGAAGAACTGGATGTCCCCTACTGCTTTGTCTATTGCCACTGCCCGGAGGAAGAAACTAAGGCCCGGCTGGAAAGACGCAGAAAAAACAAGAAGGCCGTCTCAGACGGCCGCTGGGAGATATACCTGAAACAGGTGGAGACCTTTGATCGACCGGAGGAGATACCGTCCGGCCGCCTTCTTCGAGTAGATACAAGCCAGACCGTGGCTAAGGCCACGGCCCATATCCTCCAGTCCTGCCCGGAAGATATACGCCGCGCGTTATCTCTATGA
- a CDS encoding NIL domain-containing protein: MYSRMLVLRFPQDVVDRPIVCNLVREFDLSFNILKATILPGQDGLLIM; encoded by the coding sequence ATGTATTCACGCATGCTGGTGCTTCGCTTTCCACAGGATGTCGTAGATAGACCGATCGTCTGCAACCTGGTCAGGGAATTTGACCTCTCTTTCAACATCCTCAAGGCCACCATCCTGCCGGGGCAGGATGGTCTTTTGATTATGTAG
- a CDS encoding AbrB/MazE/SpoVT family DNA-binding domain-containing protein, with translation MQDNMELQIGKWGNSLGIRLPKHVLESLHLGVKDRVSCSLEDGKLILKPLSHQKKYTLEELLAQVQEPGKEVSWGKPEGEEVW, from the coding sequence ATGCAAGATAATATGGAGTTACAAATTGGGAAATGGGGTAATTCGCTTGGCATTCGACTTCCAAAACATGTATTAGAATCACTCCATCTGGGTGTAAAGGATCGGGTAAGTTGCTCATTAGAGGATGGAAAATTGATTTTAAAGCCACTGTCTCACCAAAAGAAATACACATTAGAAGAGTTGCTCGCCCAGGTACAAGAACCCGGCAAGGAAGTTTCATGGGGCAAACCTGAAGGAGAGGAAGTTTGGTAG
- the mnmA gene encoding tRNA 2-thiouridine(34) synthase MnmA, with amino-acid sequence MSNYPPQKRIAVALSGGIDSAVAAALLKEEGCDIFALHMLIPTDDMAVCAEKAGAVARRLDIPFYAVDVEKPFTEEVIHYFIDEYLQGRTPNPCVVCNKQIKLGVLLERALSLGAGKIATGHYARVAYNEESGRFILRKGSDRAKDQSYFLCTLRQEQLARILLPLGEMSKPEVRNYASRISLKDLSGRESQEVCFIPHGDYKEFLRERMPPGLDDSGDIVDTEGRILGKHRGIFNFTIGQRRGLGLPDATPFYVLGFNIEKKQVIIGKKEDLYRQDCMVEKVNWVSVREITQALEVKMRIRYRHREAPAMLTPVDAATVRVRFKEPQKAITPGQAAVFYKGDVVVGGGFIV; translated from the coding sequence ATGAGTAATTATCCCCCACAAAAAAGGATTGCCGTAGCCTTAAGCGGGGGCATAGACAGCGCCGTGGCCGCCGCCCTGCTTAAAGAGGAAGGGTGCGACATCTTTGCCCTGCACATGCTGATCCCCACGGACGACATGGCCGTATGCGCCGAAAAAGCCGGGGCCGTAGCTCGCCGTCTCGATATCCCTTTTTACGCCGTTGATGTGGAAAAGCCGTTCACCGAAGAGGTCATCCATTATTTTATTGATGAATACCTGCAGGGCCGGACTCCCAACCCGTGTGTGGTCTGCAATAAGCAGATCAAACTGGGCGTCCTGCTGGAGAGGGCCTTATCTCTCGGCGCGGGAAAGATAGCTACCGGCCATTACGCCCGTGTGGCATATAATGAAGAGTCCGGCCGGTTCATCCTGCGCAAGGGTTCCGACCGCGCCAAGGATCAGTCCTATTTTCTCTGCACGCTCAGGCAGGAACAACTGGCCCGAATCCTTCTTCCGCTGGGTGAGATGTCTAAACCCGAAGTCAGAAATTATGCCTCCCGGATAAGTCTCAAAGACTTATCCGGACGTGAAAGCCAGGAGGTATGTTTTATCCCCCATGGAGATTATAAAGAATTTCTGCGGGAACGAATGCCGCCAGGTCTGGATGATTCCGGCGATATCGTGGATACCGAAGGCCGTATCCTGGGGAAACACCGGGGAATTTTTAATTTCACCATCGGGCAGCGCCGGGGGCTTGGCCTGCCGGATGCGACTCCTTTTTACGTCCTGGGGTTTAATATTGAGAAAAAACAGGTTATTATCGGCAAGAAAGAAGACCTCTATCGCCAGGACTGCATGGTAGAAAAGGTAAATTGGGTCTCTGTCCGGGAAATCACGCAGGCATTGGAGGTCAAAATGCGTATTCGCTATAGACACAGGGAGGCCCCTGCAATGCTGACCCCTGTAGATGCCGCCACCGTCCGCGTCCGTTTTAAGGAGCCGCAAAAGGCCATTACGCCGGGACAGGCAGCCGTTTTCTATAAAGGGGATGTGGTGGTAGGAGGCGGATTCATTGTCTGA
- a CDS encoding thermonuclease family protein: protein MRDKRKKVCFVVCLLVLWAHLFSAPVLADMVATVVWVFDGDTIKLSNGTKVRYAGVNTPEVAHDGQPAQPLADEAYLLNRRLTRGGQVRIQIDKEKYDQYGRLLAYVFLPDGTFVNGALVEKGLAMVYTTPPNVRYDQDLLTLQRRAMRERVGLWASADPGKEPFYIGNTRSRRFHSPSCHLGRKTGRRNKVIYRNRLEAFYDGLSPCKKCSP from the coding sequence ATGAGAGATAAACGCAAAAAAGTCTGTTTCGTTGTCTGTCTCCTTGTCCTTTGGGCCCATCTTTTCAGCGCTCCTGTCCTGGCCGATATGGTGGCCACGGTGGTCTGGGTGTTCGATGGAGATACTATAAAGCTTTCAAACGGCACCAAGGTGCGCTACGCAGGCGTAAACACCCCGGAAGTGGCCCATGATGGGCAGCCGGCACAGCCATTAGCCGATGAGGCCTACCTTTTGAACAGGCGTCTGACGCGGGGCGGGCAGGTACGGATCCAGATTGACAAGGAGAAGTATGACCAGTACGGGCGATTGCTGGCTTATGTCTTTTTGCCGGACGGGACCTTTGTTAATGGCGCTTTGGTGGAAAAGGGGCTGGCCATGGTATATACAACCCCGCCCAATGTGAGATATGACCAGGACCTGTTAACCCTGCAGCGCCGGGCCATGCGTGAAAGGGTGGGTCTTTGGGCCTCGGCCGACCCCGGCAAGGAGCCCTTTTACATCGGCAATACGCGGTCGCGTCGCTTCCATAGCCCGTCCTGTCATCTTGGCCGAAAGACGGGGCGGCGCAACAAGGTCATCTACCGGAACCGTCTGGAGGCATTCTATGATGGGTTAAGTCCGTGTAAAAAGTGCAGCCCCTGA
- a CDS encoding BglII/BstYI family type II restriction endonuclease has protein sequence MFEQIKNKGFQVLTLHHAEAILTHDMADALAELEKVLLDVEIPAEELVRGGGGEGELTQRLRRALSVDHGWKKHNFEIKKIVDGEEKESISHEIDHVKRFSTGTFALEIEWNNKDPFFDRDLENFKRLHADGVISIGAIITRGFTLQDSLRDIVAQFARKNLINSLAAVRQYYSPTNRQSEIIERAAVTKSSFEEGWAHAFVSDKFGEATTHWRKLEDRVRRGVGNPCPLLLIGIPKEVVVI, from the coding sequence ATGTTTGAGCAGATAAAGAACAAAGGATTTCAAGTCCTAACGCTGCATCACGCAGAAGCCATTTTGACACACGATATGGCAGATGCCTTAGCCGAGTTGGAAAAGGTTCTACTGGATGTTGAGATACCCGCCGAGGAGCTGGTTCGGGGCGGCGGCGGTGAGGGCGAACTTACGCAGCGCCTGCGGCGTGCGTTATCGGTCGATCATGGTTGGAAAAAACACAATTTCGAGATCAAAAAGATAGTTGATGGAGAAGAGAAGGAATCCATCTCCCACGAAATTGATCATGTCAAGCGTTTCTCAACAGGCACATTTGCTCTGGAAATCGAATGGAACAACAAAGACCCGTTTTTCGATCGAGACCTGGAAAACTTTAAACGGTTACACGCGGACGGTGTTATTTCAATTGGAGCGATCATAACTAGAGGTTTTACGCTCCAGGATTCGCTCCGGGATATTGTCGCGCAATTTGCGCGAAAGAATCTGATTAACAGCCTGGCCGCAGTCCGGCAGTACTATTCACCGACGAATCGTCAAAGCGAAATAATAGAACGAGCGGCAGTAACAAAAAGTTCCTTTGAGGAAGGATGGGCGCATGCATTTGTTTCTGACAAGTTCGGTGAAGCAACGACCCACTGGAGAAAGCTTGAAGATCGCGTACGACGCGGAGTCGGTAATCCATGTCCACTACTGTTGATAGGGATTCCCAAAGAGGTTGTAGTAATTTAG
- a CDS encoding addiction module protein codes for MATTNDRVIEEALSLPANVRLSLVEKLLTSLNLPIDEEIDRLWAEEAERRVSQIEEGKAKLVPGEEVFSKIRAKHGK; via the coding sequence ATGGCGACAACAAATGACAGAGTTATTGAAGAAGCCCTATCCCTTCCGGCAAACGTCCGTCTAAGCTTGGTTGAGAAGCTTCTGACGAGCCTCAACCTTCCAATCGATGAGGAAATAGATCGCCTTTGGGCAGAAGAAGCGGAACGTCGCGTGTCACAAATTGAGGAAGGCAAGGCTAAACTGGTCCCCGGTGAGGAAGTCTTCTCCAAGATTCGAGCGAAGCACGGAAAATGA
- a CDS encoding restriction endonuclease — MNNDQIQIGRGDAWIGSDITATATKNHDQIQVGQAQAYENVSGTRILKYTVEMFHRGLNEHKIVSAPEIDMLENKANLQAQKWTEKWELLESKRRISEEKEANIEEANSRTEEVLAALKSVENLLLHTLSINDTVDWETLKKKEGYPKKMPSKPTKASYKEYPSEPSKKSPQFTFFEKLFRSKKESKLKELETKYLSAIADWEEQKKSIDKYNYQLDADFEKALRQWEHEVSEWEKQKQNFIQQQADFNSKIDKMKDSYLTQDVDSIVEYCDMVLNNSDYPKSFPKSFELEYNPDNRILIVEYELPSIDCFPKIKEVKYIAARKELKESYIAESQINKMFDEAIYKITLRSIHELFEADAANAIDAISFNGWVKAINKATGKEENNCILSIQVKKSEFMGIDLRNVEPKTCFKNLKGVASSKLSSLTPVQPILQISRMDKRFVQSYDVASQLDTTTNIAAMDWEDFEHLIRELFEKEFQTNGGECKVTRASRDGGVDAIAFDPDPIRGGKIVIQAKRYTNTVGVSAVRDLYGTVVNEGATKGILVSTADYGPDAYEFAKGKPLTLLNGSNLLHLLEKHGHHAKIDLREAKKIIAEKEK, encoded by the coding sequence ATGAATAATGATCAAATTCAAATCGGGCGGGGAGACGCATGGATAGGCAGCGACATAACTGCCACGGCTACCAAAAACCATGATCAAATTCAGGTTGGACAGGCTCAAGCCTATGAGAATGTCTCTGGCACGCGGATATTGAAATATACCGTTGAAATGTTTCATCGGGGTTTGAATGAACACAAAATAGTATCTGCTCCTGAAATTGATATGTTGGAAAACAAAGCAAATTTGCAGGCCCAGAAGTGGACTGAAAAGTGGGAACTACTCGAATCGAAACGAAGAATTTCCGAAGAAAAAGAGGCGAACATTGAAGAAGCAAATTCTAGGACAGAAGAAGTGCTTGCCGCTTTAAAATCAGTTGAAAATCTGCTTCTTCATACTCTCTCGATTAATGATACCGTCGATTGGGAAACGTTGAAGAAAAAGGAAGGTTATCCAAAGAAAATGCCTTCGAAGCCAACCAAGGCAAGTTACAAGGAATACCCTTCAGAACCCTCTAAAAAATCACCACAGTTTACTTTCTTTGAAAAGTTGTTTAGATCGAAGAAGGAAAGCAAATTGAAGGAGTTGGAGACTAAGTATCTATCGGCTATTGCCGACTGGGAAGAGCAAAAGAAATCCATTGACAAATACAATTATCAATTGGATGCAGATTTTGAAAAGGCTCTAAGGCAGTGGGAGCATGAAGTGTCAGAGTGGGAGAAGCAGAAGCAAAATTTCATACAACAACAGGCCGACTTCAATTCAAAAATCGATAAAATGAAAGATTCATATTTAACCCAAGATGTTGATTCAATTGTTGAATATTGTGACATGGTCTTGAATAACTCAGACTATCCCAAGTCCTTCCCCAAAAGCTTTGAATTGGAATATAACCCTGACAATAGAATTTTGATCGTAGAATATGAACTGCCTTCAATTGATTGTTTTCCAAAGATAAAAGAAGTTAAATATATCGCAGCAAGGAAAGAATTGAAAGAAAGTTACATTGCAGAATCTCAAATAAATAAAATGTTTGACGAGGCGATATACAAAATTACGTTACGATCAATTCACGAATTGTTTGAAGCGGATGCAGCTAATGCTATCGACGCTATTTCCTTCAATGGCTGGGTGAAAGCAATAAACAAAGCTACCGGCAAAGAAGAAAATAATTGCATTCTTAGTATTCAAGTGAAAAAAAGCGAATTTATGGGTATCGATCTTCGCAATGTCGAGCCCAAAACGTGTTTTAAGAATCTGAAAGGCGTGGCAAGCAGTAAATTGAGCAGCTTAACCCCCGTTCAGCCGATTCTTCAAATTAGTAGAATGGACAAAAGATTTGTACAAAGCTATGATGTCGCCAGCCAGCTTGATACTACCACTAACATTGCTGCAATGGATTGGGAGGATTTTGAACATTTGATCCGGGAATTATTTGAAAAGGAATTTCAAACTAATGGCGGCGAATGTAAAGTAACCCGGGCCAGCAGAGACGGCGGCGTTGATGCCATTGCGTTTGATCCAGATCCAATTCGGGGCGGCAAAATAGTAATCCAAGCCAAGCGATATACGAATACCGTCGGTGTTTCCGCTGTGCGTGATTTATACGGGACTGTTGTTAATGAAGGGGCAACAAAAGGAATCTTGGTTTCAACTGCCGATTACGGGCCAGATGCATATGAGTTTGCAAAAGGCAAGCCACTGACCCTATTAAATGGCTCAAACCTTTTACATCTATTAGAAAAACACGGGCATCACGCAAAGATAGATTTAAGAGAAGCAAAGAAAATCATAGCAGAAAAAGAAAAATAA